Below is a genomic region from Anabas testudineus chromosome 13, fAnaTes1.2, whole genome shotgun sequence.
TACCAAGATATTCCTCCCATCATAAAACTGTCCTGTCATTGAGAAACTATGAGCATCATATTAAGAACAATGTTTCTAGGGACAAattaaaagagtaaaaaattagaaaaacatcataaaacaaaCTTTGTCACGGTATCATGGtgcaaatataaaataaaaaaacattgtttaattttttctacagtttgaaataaaaatgaatcatttctatttctttagTGAGCTGAGGTTTCAAAGACTGGAAAAATAATCTGTGGAGGCAAATTAAAACGTTTATTAAGAATCAGTTTCTGTACATACACAgtgacaaacaacacaaaaacaaacataaggTGCTTTAAATGTAATACTGATGTTCAGAAAACCTGTCGTTGTCGACTTGAGTCAATAGTAGCGCTCTGACGCTCAGTGAATTTTTTCCCCTTTCACCTTCCATAGCGAAAGCTGCAGGGTCAGAGTCGTTCCAGTTTGTTCTGGGTCATCTGGACCAGCAGCTCCGAGTATTTCTCCAGCAGAGACATCGTCCTCTCGTCCTCCAGTCGACCAGCCGGGGCACTGCTGCAGCCCTGCACATCTCCCTGCAGCACCGACTGCAGCTCAGAGTTCACGTCGTCAAACGCCTCCTGCAGGACAGACGACATCTGAAGATGTCGCTCTGTGACACCGGTCGACCCGCTGAGCTGGAGGGCAAAGAAAATGACAGTGTTTAGAAAGGACGGAGTCAAAGTGAACGTAGCCCTAAAAACAGGTTCCGAccaataaatgaacaaatggcAGGTTTTAGTTGTTGCATGTTGGAGTCCAGCTCTCAGCGAAGCAAAGACTAAGACCACAGATGTGAAACTGAATCAACACAGTTGATACTGAACCTGCTGGTAGAGGGTAACGGCTCGTCTCACTGTCCGTCTCAGCTCGTTGGCGACGtgctcacactgctgcagactGACTGACTCGTCATCAGCGGGACCTGCAACGACAGGTGACAACTCTTTCTCTTAGTGTCAGACATGTAGTTTGTCCTGCATGACGCCACGAGACGTCACAGCTCATAGCTACAGGACACAGCTCGCTCTCTAGCACCTAATACCACGTGACAGTTGTTCACCGTGATCTGAAGGCAGGACGCACGCCTAATAAGCTGGTGTTTTAATCACCAGTCACCATCACTTAGCTCCAGCTTGTCTTCAAACTCTGCTGGACACAACTCTGgatgcagtaaaatgtgttggacctacagagagggaggagacgCACCGAGACGCAAAGCGACGTGATGACGTGGCTCCAGTCTGTGAAAAGCCAGGACTTAACTCTGAACCAGCACAGAACTAACTTCACATTCATGTTGGTCAGCAGAGCAGATTCTGGTCTGACTGCACCTTTACAATGTTTACCTGCTGAGAATTGTACAGGAAGTTACCTGACTGACAGGGCTGTGTTCTTTCTgccagaggagaggaggaagaggtgggcGGGACAAAGGAGGACGATTGAGCTCCTACAGGCGACTCCAAAACTGTGAACAAGATCACATCACTCAGAACTTGAAGATTCAAAGAGAACGGGTCCAGATActtaatatttgaaaaaaaaacaagtggaacACAACCTGGATCCTCACATCGTCCTGGACTCTTCTCCTTCGTGGTAGCGGGACATGTGATGATGTCAGAGGGGATACTGACGATGTCACATGTTGTGGGGGGTGTTGTTGGGGTAATAGAGGGGGCTGGGCTCAGGATTAGTGTTAGATTTTGATTGGTCAGTGTCTCATCAATGCTGCTGGTGCTCCTCCTCCTGACACTGTCCAGTGATGTCACCTCAATGGGCGTGGTCAAGACCTGAGGGCTCACTGCAGGTTTGAGATGCTGAGTGACACTGACAaagccagaggaggaggaggattcatgaaaacacaaagagaagctgaagaTATTTCACATCAACTATTCAATAGTTTTACTTCTTCAGACATTTTCTGAACATATTACCTTCAGACTAAGTATTATTAGATGTCACAACCTTTCTCCAAATACTACAGCTCTCTGtcaaacagtggcaagaaaaagtatttgaacctgctggaatttcatggttttctgcatcaacttgtcataaaatgtgatctgatcaagtcagagcccagacctcaacccaagagagacttgaagagagccacacatgagacatccaaagaatatgacaggGTTAAAgtagttctgcaggaagaatggactaaaacaCCTCCTGAACGATGAGCAGGTCGCTGTAATAATTccaaaagttcacatacttttttcactatggggtttttatagttgtattTCATAAAgagcggctggatagtgtagtggtaacatcaccaccttccatgtgggagactggggtttaaatcccagctgcggcctacctccagtaggggtccttagacaagacctccttatgcttaccctgcctactcttgtaagtcactttggataaatacatttgctaaatgaaaataaatgaaagatccaaattttgtgttaatatttcaggtacattatatttcttaatactcttgactcagatcacattttatgacaaataaatgcagaaaaccatgaaattccaaacggttcacatactttttcagtCTATACAGTCTAATCAACATGTCTGACCTGCACGAAGGACGATTTACTGAGGGACATCTAGATCAGACAGACTTCATTTTAGacaggtgttcctaataaaccGTCAGCTGTAACGAAAACAGTCATCTGTGGGACCCTGGGACCCTGCAATACCTGCTGGTCCAGTCCTGGGCATCAGATTTGTTGCTGTGGAGGTCCAGATCAGCAGATAGCAGGGGGGAAGGAGACTGGGGGTCTAAAGAGGACAagttttccttttcctcctcttgaGTGGAGCTGGGGGTCTCATGGATCAGTTTGGCCCTAGAACTGGCTGTAGTTCCCAGGTATCCAAGCCGTGGTGCCCCCTGCTGGACTGCGGGTGCCACAATGCTGTTCTGAGCCATCAGAGTCCTGGAGGTGACATCTGATTGGtttaagaagaagaaggtggtgAGACCTCTGAACTGACAACAGACTCGAGAATCTCAAGTAAAGGTGAACAGGTGACTGATCTTCAGATCAATCTGAGCTCCGTTTAGATGGGATCATGATCCGGACAGTGAGTCCTGTGAGATTACTGCAGCTGATTCAAAACAACTGTTGTTTctgaaaatgacagaaactgGCAGACGGCCGATAGAGTTTTGTTTCGATGAGCCCACGTGGACACAACGctctgtaaaacatttgtcCCGTTTATTGGTTCAGTCTGAAAACCCAACTCAGATCAATCCTAAAACTGATGATTTGTTATGTTGTTCTTCTGCCGCCTTAAGCATCAGTTCATGactgaaacataaacaaaaccaaTGTCAGCGATTTCTGTCAGAATTCAGATACACAACACAGAGCGGTTGATTTTTCCTTATTTGCATCAGTCTGAAAATCACCTGAACGTGAAACATCCAGGATGAGTGTGAACCCTGAAGTTGACCCAAACCCACAGTGAGGAAGTGAAGGACAGACGACAGTTTCACCTTTTACCATAAATCATTTAAAGCTTTTACggaagagaaattaaaaaaaaaaagaaaaaagaaaacacctgatgcccccacacacacctcccaaCCTGTCTCTGCACTGGACGACCACCACAGTGTGTCGTCGGCGCATTGGGCGGCGAAGGGGCTGATGGGAAATCGTGCAGGAAGCTCTTCTACGGAGGACTGACTGCTGACACCGCGCTGTGgtcacacacaagcaaacactgtTGTTGCACTGCTGGTTGTTAGCATGAGGCAGTAATTTAAAGGACAACAACATTTAAGATTTGTGGAGTCTCTCAGGGAAGCGTCCTTCTCTCTATTCCTCTACCATGGCTCACTAGAATATTTCTCATGTTAGATGGTGTCTGTCAAAAGACTGATGGCAGTAAAACTGCAACGCAAGGATGTTAGGTCTCCTTCTGACATTTGAAACTGAACCTCTGTGTGAGGTTGTTAGAGCCCAGTTTGAGTTTCAAAGAGATTCCACACTTGCGTAAAGTGTTTCCTGTTGAGCCACAAACTGACCCGAAGCGGACGTCAAACCAGTCCAGCTGCACCGACTGGTTTCAGACTCTAAACGTTCTGTGACGGTGAAGTTATGAGTTTCTTATTTTacaaacatcaaattaaaaaaaagtttgacaaAAACGTGGATCAGGTTTCCTGAAGAGATTTTACAGAACGTGTTGTCACTTCACTGCTGCCAATTGGACCATGAACCAATTTATAACAGATATGAAGAACACCAGAGGTTTGTATTAGAAATTGGCCAATAATGTAATTATGGTGCTGTGTTCACCTCAATACATTAAACCACACAGTAGACAGAACCTTCTGTATCAGATCAGTGACAGAATCATTTAAAGTACTGGACCAGACAATGACGTCAATAAAACTTATTGTTTTCAACAGCTCCATTTGTCTCGTACAAGACGTGAGGTTCACTGTCCTCTTCTAATGTGAAACCACAAAGGAACCATatgaagaataaataaatatataaccatgaaaatgatttaacaaGAGGTTGCTCAGCGACCCTAAGTGTGTAAAAGATAAAGTTTTATTAAGTACGTTTCTCTGCAATGGTTTTACGACTGTTGAGTCACAGGAGATGAAACTTCACAGACTCACCATCAGAGCTGCTTCTGCTCTTTTCCTTCAGACTTGACTCTGCTGAGGTGGCTCCACTGCTCGACTCTGTGTTCACCTGGAAAAAGACACTAAGTCACTGATCACCTTTGTGTGTATTCAGTGCCGTTCAGGTGTGTCTCAGGTGTGATGGCCTACCGATGTGTTGCTGATGTTGCTCTCCTCCGAGATCTTCGTCGGGATGGAGACAGGAGGTGGTGCTCGACTCGGCCATGCCCTACAATAGAACAGCAGTCGCCATGACAACACTGACAAGATAAACTCAGTTACCCCTTGAGGTCAAAAGGTCACAGCTTGAGTTCTGGGCACCAACCTGAGTCGGTCCTGGAAGCGGGAGAGGAAGCGGGTGGAGATGCTGAGTCGAGGGTTCAGGAAGTTTTTGTCCTCTACAAGCTGCAGATTCCTGAGGTCAGTGTCAAACTTCTctgaaaggtcagaggtcagagaggTCCCACGTGAGGAGTGGGAACAACAGTAGAGCTGTGAGGAGACACTTCAGGTACCACTGGCGGATTCAAACTTCAGTTCAGATTTCTGTTACTGTTGCTGGCGATTTACTGGAAATTACATCAAATGAGCTGGAAGCTGATTTTACTATTTGGGAGGTGGGAGGGCGACAGTGACGGTGGGGGGGTTACTCTAGAGGTTTGTGTCGCTGTTTCTGCCTCAGAATCGTTActactttaattaaaatggaTGAAGTGACATCAACTACGATGACAAGATGCATTTCATCAGCCAAAGTCCAAAGAGCTTTCAGCAGCGTGAACTGAAATTTGTAGATTTTCTTTACCTCCATTACTTATTAATTATCGTTTGCTCCATAAAGAACCAGAGCGTCTCACTTAAATCACCAccattaaatgtcttttaaaaactccactgataataataatattaaaacacacagcagctctcacACTTCATGGTGCTGACGATGGTTTCATACCTTCGCTCAGACTCGAGGCCAGATTATCAAAGTGGTTCTTCAGAGAGTTTCTGTCCTCGTCGTCCTCCAGACCCAGACTGCCCACAGAGCTGCCCTGACTCAGAGAATCTGTGTCTGATAAAAGAACGAGGGTTCATGGGCCCAGAGGGCTCAtagaacatcctcagcatggtgctgcagacgttgaaggacctgagtctcctcggagtacatccggctctgagccttcctgtacaatgctgatgagttttttgtccagtccagtttgttgtcaagtacactcccaggtatttgtactcagatacaacctccacctcctccccctgtatagagagagggatgacaggactcccagatttcctgaagtccatcaccagctcctttgttttattgatgttcagttgcagatggttgagtcccACCCGTCCACAAACCGTCCACCACTCACCgttactctgtgacatctccacccttaatacatcctacaactgcccgagtcatcagagaacttctgaagatgacaggactctgagtgtgtacctgaagtctgagtGTACAGGGTGAGAGGAAcggagacagaactgtcccctgtggagcacctgtgtacagatcacagtgtcagccacagttctgcaggcggggcggacgtactgtgggctGTTAGTGAGGTAGTCCCTGATCCAGGAAATCCGGGGAGTGTTGACcgcatgttttttaatttctctcccagcagtgcaggccggatggtgttgaatgcactgggAATccaaaaacatgatcctcactaagcccccaggcttgtccaggtgggtgtaggtgcgatgggAGAGGtgatgatggcgtcatccactccaatatggggttggtaagcaaactggagggggtcaagtgagggtttgaccagaggtcggagggactccaggatcagcctctcaaaagctCTCATGATGTGTGGTGTCAGAGCCacaggtctgtagtcattgaggactctggaacgtggcgtcttattcacgggaacaaggcacgactttttccacccaagaggaactctctccaggtgcaggctgaggttgaagatgtgttggagaacaacacagagctgaggagcacaggctttccgcacccttgggctgactccatcaggacctgcagcctttgtgggatGAAGCCTGTgccagctctcttctcacctgctcagctgacgatcatttgggtggtggctgagtcgtgtggggggggactgaggagcagttggtgaactgaagtgggctctgtgatcagctggaatcgattgaagaaattattcaattcattggctcggtccactgtccccacattctcctggctgctggacttgtagccagtgatggtcctcatgcccctccaaacctccctggtgttgttctgttgaaggttttgttccagttctttcctgtaaacctccttccctccctgatcctgacagacagcagtctttGGACCCtttttgctgcctccctgtctcctgatctgaatgcttctttttgtcattcatgatggctttgatgtcctgagtgaccccagggcttattgtttgggaagcgcagcaaatggtttttgtagGTACCTGggttgtccacacagaaattaatgtagtcagagatgcagtccgtcagtccatcgatgtcctcaccgtgaggttcacagagagtcttccagtctgtgtcttcaaagcatccctgcagggcagagtgtgccccctctgtccacctctttacagttttaatggtggcaggctgccactgcaggaggagatgtacccaggttgtgatccgactttccAGAGGGGGGGcgagggcagtggagctgtagcaTCTTTAACTTAGCATAccaggtccaatgtcctctcccccctggtgggacagctcacaaactgggtaaaggtgggaagtgtcttattgagggtggcgtgattaaagtctccagagatcataaagaaggcgtcgggtctgcaggttggaggtgaccgtctgaatgacgtcacacgcagcagcagcgttagcggatggaggaacgtagACGGTGGTTAatatggagtgagaaaactctctgggcaaataatatggacgaagtcccacagccaacagttcaatatcagggctgcatacacgctctttcacagtgacatgaccAGGAgggcaccacctgttgttaatgagaacggcGAgccccccttctctcctcttaccgctctcctctcgcctcctgtcCCAGCGCACGGTGCTAAAAcgtctatattaacactggGTCAGGAATAcacatgcagccatgtctctgtgaaacacctcaaactacactctgtaaagattttctccatcctcaccagagctgtcagttcgtccatcttattgtccagtgatctcacattacccataatcagagaggggaaatgaggtttgaatcttctcaccttctctctgaacATCGCTCTTCTCCcgtttctttatttcctttttgctgttttttgcctcctctACTCTCCCTCGTGTCCtcttctgatctcctctgggatgtttaaagtcccGGACAAAGTTTGATCCTTTACTCCGGCCGTCCTCAGtagatcagctgatcccggtgttaaacaaaggagctggctcccatggtgatggagcagctgttgcgCTCCGGTCTTCGGATTAGTGAGAGATGAATCCAAAGGTAAAAACGGAGATaaaactctctcgaacaacatgatgtgagaggggggtggggggggggggggggggggggggggttgggggggtggggggggggggggggggggggggggggtgggggggggggggggggtgggggggggggggggggggggtggggggggggggggtgggtggggtgggtgggggggggggggggggggggtggtgggggtggggggggggggggggggggtgggtggggtgtgggggtgggggggggtggggggggggtggtgggtggggggggggggtgtgggtgggggtgggggggggggggggggggggggtggggggggggtggtgtGGCGGCTGGGGGGGGGGcggggcgggggggggggggttgggggggtgggggggggggggggggtttggtgctggggggggggggggggggggtgtggggggggggggggtgggggggggtgggggggtggggcgggggttggggggggtgggtggggggggggtggggtgggtggtgggggggggtgggggggggggggggggggtggggggggtggttgtggtggggggggggggggtgggggggggtgtgggggtggggggggggggggggtgtggggggtggggggggggggggggggggggggggtgggggggggggtggggggggggggggggggggtggggtggggggggggggggtggggggggggggggtggtgggtggggggggggggtgggggggtgggggggggggggggggggcggggtgggggggtgggggtggggttggggtgggtgggggggggggggggggtggggggggtgggtgggggggtgggggtgggggtaggtgggggggggtggggtgggggggggtgggtggtgggggggtggggggggggtgggggggggtgggggggggggggtggggggtgggggggggggggggggggggggggggggggtgggggggggggggggggggggggggggggggggggggggggggtgtggtgggggtgggggggggggggggggggggggggttgggggggtgggggggtggggggtggtggttgggggggggggggtggggggggggggggggggggggggggagaggggggggggaggggggggggggggggggggggggggggggggggggggggggggggggggggggggggggggggggggggggggggggggggggggggggggggggggggggggtgggggggggggggggggggggggggggggggggggggggggggggggggggggggtggggggggggggggggggggggggggggggggggggggggggggggggggggggggggggggggggggggggggggggggggggggggggggggggggggggggggggggggggggggggggggggggggggggggggggtgggggggggggggggggtgggggggggtggggggggggggggggggggggggggggtgtgggggtaaggggggggtgggtggggggggggggggggggggggggggggggggggggggggggggtggggggggggggggggtggggggtgggggggggggggggggggggggggggggggggggggggggggggtgggggggggggggggggggggggggggggggggttggggtgtacaacttaatttcaaaactagtaACTTATTctcactaaaagaaaaaaataagaagataaaaatacagaaaacgCAAACCAAAGATGAGAACAGTTGGTAACTCGGCTGCAGCAAGGGTCGCGCCTGCGCCtatcttttgttttaaatttatgtttattatgaaTCTGATAGAATCAGACTAATAACTAGGCATCTACATCGAAGAAggaataataatatgaatataagAGACGAATAATTGAGAATATGGAAATACATATAATCAAATATAAactattaatttaatataatcattatataatataatataatatacgTTCAGCTTACTTACAGAATACCGCCAAAATATCAGTTCTTCAGAGAGTTTTTTCCTCGTGTCCTCAGACCCAGACTGCCCACAGAGCTGCCCTGACTCAGAGAATCTGTGTCTGATAAAAGAACGAGGGTTCATGGGCGTCAACttacaacagaataaaaacagcatagCATCCGACTTCATGGAAATAAAGacaacagtaaaaactaaaaaacatttttcatgtcaTCCTGTGTGGAGCAGGTTCCACCTGTCACCTCGGCCGGTTTCTGTAAACGTCCTGCAAATAACATGATGTAAAAGACTGAGTTTGTGTCTGACCAGGATCGTGTTGCGGCTCCAGACTTCCAGCTGAGCCCTCAGAGCAGGCGGAGTCTGGGCTCAGCTGAGTGCTCCACATTGGCACCGgcccctgacctctgacctccagctGCGGGTCAGTCACACTCTCAACATCAAActccctgaaaacacacaaagacacgaCGGCGACGGgattcagctgctgttcacagtaaaacacaacagaacccACAGTGATAAAACGTCTGATGTTCTTATATATAAGCGCTTCACCTGTCTGTGGTGGTGTTGGGATACTGGATGTAGcggctcctctcctcccctgcTGTCTGTAGCACCTGAACGTCACATAGAAACAGAGTGAAATTAACATCTACATCACAATTCTGGacaaacacactcaacacacactgcagcagtctACACACTCAGTCTCCTTTGTTCCTAACGCTTGGTTCTtatatgctgctgctgctgctgctgctgctgctgctgctgctgctgctactaataataatgcatACCAACCtcgttctcctcctcctcctccccatcctcctcctcctctcccagcACACTCTCCAGACTCTGAGGGTGGaagtcttcctcctcttcttcttcttcttcttcctcctgactCTTAGTGGGACTCGGGGAGAAGTTGGAGCAGATAGTCAGTGGGTTCAGCTGCTCCGTCCACCGACTCCGAGCCTGACGGGGGCTCGTGTCTGATTGGACGACAGAGGTGGCTGCACCCTGAGCCTGCTGAACACACGACACACACCTaaatacacacacctgcacTTCACAACTACAGCCACAGGCGTTTGTGTGAAGGGATCAGGGATGTACAGTAAACCATTGAACTGACCAGTTTCCTGAACCACATCGGCAGCTTTCCATTGGTCTGAAGCAACGGagcatctgaaacacacaacactggtCAGATGTTAAACTGGAAAGCTGATTTGACAgatcagagcagagtggagccAAGGTGTAAGGATAAATCCTAATTTAAGCAGAATACGCACACTTTAAGGTAAATATAGGTATCAGTATAGATGATCAGTATTAAAACAACTCGGACTGGAGCTTTGATCGAAGGTTCCACTGAGTAAGTTTTAGTGAAGGGAGGATGTTTCTCAGTTCTACCGAGTTGCGTTTgggtttttttaatgtttcacgGACAGTGTTCAAAATTTAACAAGAggttcagctgtgtttttaacgTTTAAAAAGATATGATgggaataaaaatgtaatcatgtAATAACCAGTGTAATCACGTAATGTTACCCGtcagcagagcagaaacacactGGTTACTAGTTTGGTTATGTGACACTGTGGACACACATGTATCACAGTACCTATAACCTGAGCCTGGTCCTCTTCACTGTCAGTGCAGTCCAGTCTGGTTGGAGTCCTCGGGTCAgccccttcctcttccttcacGTGAAGTAGCTGAGAGGAGGGAACAGTGATAAAGGTCTCCCTCCTGAAACAGACATTAGAGAGTTTCTCTAAATAACaaccacagaaacagaaaagtgacAAAATTATTCTGCTAATTATCAGATTTTTTCATCACACACCTGATGTTTAGCTTCTTGCCGCCACAGCCGTCAGGTGCGACTTTTAGTTTGAGGCCTCGTTTCTTCCTCATGATGCTGGTCATCTGAGAG
It encodes:
- the wdr62 gene encoding WD repeat-containing protein 62 isoform X3 — encoded protein: MAEGADCGTANAAKRKQLAGRKSRHSQQKKTSSSRVSLEKVLGISVSSSSSLTSDPKSGLIAYPAGCVIVLLHPKKNKQSHIINTSRKPFSALAFSHDGKYLVTGESGHMPCVRVWEVNGVQVAEVQSHKYGVSCVAFSTNSCYIVSVGYQHDMTVSVWDWRKGSIIASNKVSSRVFAVSFSQDNSYFVTAGNRHVRFWYLDASKERRVNSTVPLIGRSGLLGDHRNSVFCGVCCGRGLMASSTYCITSSGLLCLFNSGRQLEAWVNLKTTSASCLAISDDFIFCGCADGVIRVFGPSNLQYITTLHQPHRLGVDLTQSVQHGLLPASPDAQYPDTLALTFDPTAQHLTCVYNDHSVYVWDVKDVRNVRKLYSALYHSNCVWSVEVYPELSDVSQACLPPSSFFTCSSDNTIRLWHTDPPTGHRNLYSNDLLRILYVGENTQHLQAEGEAAGADGKAGIRVLGISPDGQHLAAGDRCGNLRIFGLEFLDELVKIEAHDLEVLCLDFSPKSTGVKLLASASRDRLIHVFNLEKNFSLEQTLNDHSASITAVKFSGESPEVRMVSCGADKSIYFQTAEQTVEGLSFSRSHHVVEKATLYDMDLDSSRTHVAIACQDRNVRVYNLETGKLKKCLKGSSSDEGALLKVQMDPSGTFFATSCSDKNITIFDYETGECVATLFGHSEIITSMRFSQDCRHLITVSGDSCVFVWRLDSQMTSIMRKKRGLKLKVAPDGCGGKKLNIRRETFITVPSSQLLHVKEEEGADPRTPTRLDCTDSEEDQAQVIDAPLLQTNGKLPMWFRKLQAQGAATSVVQSDTSPRQARSRWTEQLNPLTICSNFSPSPTKSQEEEEEEEEEEDFHPQSLESVLGEEEEDGEEEEENEVLQTAGEERSRYIQYPNTTTDREFDVESVTDPQLEVRGQGPVPMWSTQLSPDSACSEGSAGSLEPQHDPDTDSLSQGSSVGSLGLEDDEDRNSLKNHFDNLASSLSEEKFDTDLRNLQLVEDKNFLNPRLSISTRFLSRFQDRLRAWPSRAPPPVSIPTKISEESNISNTSVNTESSSGATSAESSLKEKSRSSSDARCQQSVLRRRASCTISHQPLRRPMRRRHTVVVVQCRDRLGDVTSRTLMAQNSIVAPAVQQGAPRLGYLGTTASSRAKLIHETPSSTQEEEKENLSSLDPQSPSPLLSADLDLHSNKSDAQDWTSSVTQHLKPAVSPQVLTTPIEVTSLDSVRRRSTSSIDETLTNQNLTLILSPAPSITPTTPPTTCDIVSIPSDIITCPATTKEKSPGRCEDPVLESPVGAQSSSFVPPTSSSSPLAERTQPCQSGPADDESVSLQQCEHVANELRRTVRRAVTLYQQLSGSTGVTERHLQMSSVLQEAFDDVNSELQSVLQGDVQGCSSAPAGRLEDERTMSLLEKYSELLVQMTQNKLERL
- the wdr62 gene encoding WD repeat-containing protein 62 isoform X2: MAEGADCGTANAAKRKQLAGRKSRHSQQKKTSSSRVSLEKVLGISVSSSSSLTSDPKSGLIAYPAGCVIVLLHPKKNKQSHIINTSRKPFSALAFSHDGKYLVTGESGHMPCVRVWEVNGVQVAEVQSHKYGVSCVAFSTNSCYIVSVGYQHDMTVSVWDWRKGSIIASNKVSSRVFAVSFSQDNSYFVTAGNRHVRFWYLDASKERRVNSTVPLIGRSGLLGDHRNSVFCGVCCGRGLMASSTYCITSSGLLCLFNSGRQLEAWVNLKTTSASCLAISDDFIFCGCADGVIRVFGPSNLQYITTLHQPHRLGVDLTQSVQHGSLLPASPDAQYPDTLALTFDPTAQHLTCVYNDHSVYVWDVKDVRNVRKLYSALYHSNCVWSVEVYPELSDVSQACLPPSSFFTCSSDNTIRLWHTDPPTGHRNLYSNDLLRILYVGENTQHLQAEGEAAGADGKAGIRVLGISPDGQHLAAGDRCGNLRIFGLEFLDELVKIEAHDLEVLCLDFSPKSTGVKLLASASRDRLIHVFNLEKNFSLEQTLNDHSASITAVKFSGESPEVRMVSCGADKSIYFQTAEQTVEGLSFSRSHHVVEKATLYDMDLDSSRTHVAIACQDRNVRVYNLETGKLKKCLKGSSSDEGALLKVQMDPSGTFFATSCSDKNITIFDYETGECVATLFGHSEIITSMRFSQDCRHLITVSGDSCVFVWRLDSQMTSIMRKKRGLKLKVAPDGCGGKKLNIRRETFITVPSSQLLHVKEEEGADPRTPTRLDCTDSEEDQAQVIDAPLLQTNGKLPMWFRKLAQGAATSVVQSDTSPRQARSRWTEQLNPLTICSNFSPSPTKSQEEEEEEEEEEDFHPQSLESVLGEEEEDGEEEEENEVLQTAGEERSRYIQYPNTTTDREFDVESVTDPQLEVRGQGPVPMWSTQLSPDSACSEGSAGSLEPQHDPDTDSLSQGSSVGSLGLEDDEDRNSLKNHFDNLASSLSEEKFDTDLRNLQLVEDKNFLNPRLSISTRFLSRFQDRLRAWPSRAPPPVSIPTKISEESNISNTSVNTESSSGATSAESSLKEKSRSSSDARCQQSVLRRRASCTISHQPLRRPMRRRHTVVVVQCRDRLGDVTSRTLMAQNSIVAPAVQQGAPRLGYLGTTASSRAKLIHETPSSTQEEEKENLSSLDPQSPSPLLSADLDLHSNKSDAQDWTSSVTQHLKPAVSPQVLTTPIEVTSLDSVRRRSTSSIDETLTNQNLTLILSPAPSITPTTPPTTCDIVSIPSDIITCPATTKEKSPGRCEDPVLESPVGAQSSSFVPPTSSSSPLAERTQPCQSGPADDESVSLQQCEHVANELRRTVRRAVTLYQQLSGSTGVTERHLQMSSVLQEAFDDVNSELQSVLQGDVQGCSSAPAGRLEDERTMSLLEKYSELLVQMTQNKLERL